From the Xenopus laevis strain J_2021 chromosome 7L, Xenopus_laevis_v10.1, whole genome shotgun sequence genome, the window GGGGTTAATATTCACTGCAATAGAGATGTGGCTCCTCAGAGAACTATAACCTTCTCTATGTCATTGTTATTATAGtgctaacatattctgcagtgctgtacaatagaagggtgtatatCTGCTCTTGGACTCCATTCCCAGCATGCATTGTAAGGGTAATGACAGTTTAAGTGCTGGGTATTTATTTAGTAGCACTGATACTTTAATATCATTGGTCCAATGCAATGCTGACATCAGCACAGTGTCCATTAATATCTGTGCAGGGAGGTTGCTTTGTCTGGCTGAGGCTGCTGGGAAAAGGTTAATGATAGTTCTGTGTAGTCCATATGTTAGCAGCCATATCCCAGGCGTCTGGGCGGATAATGGTGCCTCCTATTGGTCACATTATGAGCCTTGTGCTGCCACGTTTTATGTTAATCTAGGGGACGGCCCGGAGCTCGTCATTGGCTTGTACAGAGTCCCGGCTCTATCGCTGGAAATAGGATTAGGACTTGGAAGATCACACAGTTGTTTAGTGTAGATGGTGCTGGTTGCCTTTCGCTACGTCCTTTTAAAGCCGACGATAGCAGGGATTAAAAATACTTGTTGACGCTGACCTCCGTGTTGAATTCTCATATTTCACATGGCCATGCATCTGCTGGTAACCAGaggtaatatgtatatatttgtatccaGGTTCGCAAGCTTGCTATTAACATTTCTAGCACCATTTTGAGCTATAGAATTGTCTCCACTTTTAACAGCTTCCTCACTTGAAGTCCCTCGCTTGCACAACACTGCTGTCAGTTTTGATATTTTTGCCCTTTATATATCtctagaaataagtcaaatcaactggacttgctgtgtttcacaagtcatccaactggctttctcaattcagaataaaggtggccatacacaggcagatgaaAGCTgcagatattggtcctttagaccaattcggcagccaTCTGCCCGTTCCAATGGGTCCCACCGGCCGATATCGGCCCAAAAATCttccagatatcaatcgggcaggtttaattttttttcctgtgatcgAGGAACGCATCGGGACCCGTCGGCGCCTATTCTTtttgttgtaatccgattgttcgacCCTAGGGTTTGGTTTAACCTGATATCACCTTGTCATTAGAGGGCGATatcttagtgtatggccaccttaacttgtaaatcttccttcgagaatgTATGTCCTCTGGAATGTTGAATATATATTCTCGAAGTTATTCTGAATtcagaaagccagtcggatgactggtgaaacttattcaaggaaaaaacacagcaagtccatttgatttgacttctttttatagatatatataccatgacctgaatgaatctTCACGAACAGCCGTTTATATAGATTTGGCCTAATAAGTACAGCCTTGCTTTAAACAATCTAAAGAATTTGCCCCGTGCAACAGCGGAATGTTTCTATAAAGTTTGTCCTCTTATTTATCCAGCCAATAGAAATCTCTGCTGCCCATGGCATGGAAATATTAACGATTCTTTGTATATAATCTGTGTGCATCCTTCTATTGTACTGCTCTGCACAATgttataaatatgtattcattttaatgcaCCTAGGCTGCAGTACATTTTCCTAAGTACAGCAGCTATAAGTAAACTACATGATGTATCACCCAGGTGGCTGGGTTTTGGGCTTCTTGTCTTactgggaccttgtgcttatAATGGGGCAGGCACATGTTCACAATGAGGACAGGGCAAGGTACAGGGACTAATCTTCTGCTGTAGAGATGTAAAAGAACCAGGGAAGTTTAGGGAAGGAGGATCGTATAGAAAACTTTCCTGTGATATCCTAGAATCGGTTCTGGGGGTTCCCAGAACACATCTGGGTTGCCATACAGTGTCACTTTAATCAAACACTGCTCCTCCATAAGAACTGGACACCTTCCTTGCAGTTAAATGTAAAGTTCTTTAATTACACTCTAAAGTGAAACTGACTGTCTCTCACTGTTTTGAGTTGTCGGGCTGGGCTGTGGGTGGCGCAATCCTCCTATTGGCTGGAGTACAGTGTGACTGACAGATCCCGCTCTTCTTGTACTTTTGAATGTAGCAATAAAGTGTCAGAGCCCTCTCGCATGTCGAGTTGCTATTGCGTGAATTGTTCACTGTAAATTATGTATGCAGTCTGGCGCTTCTAAACTGATCTCACCATGAGTAAACGAAAACAACTTAAAGGATATTGCTGTTTTTTTGCATATAATGAATTACTAATTTTTTCTCTATAGGGAACGGCAATGGGAATCATGGATTGGTACTACCGTACCCTTGGCCTGTACCCAAATAATCTTACAGCCCCTCTGTCTTATTGGCACAAGGGGACAGCATTCCAGTTGGACACGGTCAGGGCTAACCCTGAGATGCAAGCCGTTGATGCTGAAATGAGCACAGGCATTGTCATGGTCTCAATGGCTGCCAGAACCATGCAAATGTTGCTTTCTCTGGCCAAAGCACTCGCATACCAAAGGCACTGGTACTGGAAATGGTCTCCAGTTGCCTGGATGGGGAAAGTGGCCAGGGCAGTGATGTGGCTATGTTTTGGTTTGCTTGGATCTCTAGTAGAAATGGATAGCTCGATCTCTGTGAGATTCTTCTGGATAGGTCTGACGAAACCACCTGCACAAAACACTGCTCCGCGAGAGGAAAAAGGCTTGCGTGTGATTAAACTGATTCAGGACATGCAACTTGTGACTCTAAATTGCAGTTGTGATGATCAGGGCTTCATGGAGAAGATGCCACACAAAGAAGCAATATTGTCCTCCTGTACAAACCCAATCATACTATCTATGGTTTATCTGCCATCTGATGATGAAGATGCTTTAAGCACGTCCGAGGCATCAGAGCTAAACGAATTAGAAGTTGAAGGCGAGCAACTGTGGGAGGATGAAGAGGAATCCTGCTCTACTGAAAATAATATATCAACAGACAGTGGCATGCAAGAGCTCTGGACCCCTGGCTCTAAAAATGATACTGAGGAGAGTGATTGGTCTGACGAGGAGAGTGATTGGTCCAGCGAGGAGAGTGATTTGTCCAGTGAGGACTCCTGGGACTCTGACAGTGACACAGAGAGCTGCAAATTGAATGAAGACCTTTGGGCATCTTTCTGTCGAAATGATGATCCCTACAATCCCCTTTGTTTTGCCATGCCCACAAAAACCTCCCAGAAAACTCATGAACCAAAGGACATTACTGATGTGAAAGACTCTTCTACAGGGGGCAGTGTTGCATATTCAGTGTTACTGGGGGATTCTGGAGCAGAGGCAAAGAAAAAGAACTGTAGAAATCCCAGAGTGGGTAAAAGAAAAAGCCCCTGGGTCAAAGACTCGTCTCCCAGTTCTGTAGAGGTGGAGCAAGAAAATGCAGACTTACTTGAGCCCCAGAAACTCGAAACAGGGTTTATTAAAAGAGTAAGTATTTGCTTCATGTTGAAAAGATCTAATATTAATGGCACTTCATTTAGTGTTATgaccaatgtatttttattcccCATGTTATTCAACTTTGTAAAGAATCCCACCcctgattaaaggaattgttcagtgtaaaaataaaaactgggtaaatagaaaggctgtgcaaaattaaaaatgtttctaatatagttagttagccaaaaatgtaatgtataaaggctgggagtgatttgatgtataacatgtcagtcagaacactacttcctgcggttcagctctcttggtttacactgactggttaccctggctaccaggcagtaaccaatcagagacttgagggggggcacatgggtcatatcggttgcttttgaatctgagctgaatgctgaggatcaattacaaactcattgaacagaaatgtaccatgtggccctctttcaagtcgctgactaactcagagttagagagctgaaaagcaggaagttggattctggttgttttattagacatctgttcactccagtctttatacattacatttttggctaactatattagaaacattttatattttgcacagactatttacacagtttttattttcacactgaactattcctttaaggcaaatgACAAACGTGAACCTTGCTCAATATAactgtttatttttgtatagCGCCACCCCGTATAGGTAATGCATTGTGGGCTAATGACAGACATTATCTCTTGGTTACAATTTCATATTCTTGCATAAGTCACCTACTGGGACCTGATGCCACCTCCTGTAACAGAAGGAGCAGCACAGTTCATATTTCAGACACAGGCAATATGGGGACCTGGCTGATTCAGACACAGTAACTATTCCCATGACTCAGCACTGCCAATGCTATGTCTGCATCATGCATCTGCTAaactaattgctaattagccttgTAGAATGAAGTGGGTAAAGTGACGGCTGTAACTGATCTTCTCTTGGAGCTCCCCACCCATTGTTTCAACACGCACCCTCCCTCTTAGTGATGGGAAAGGGCAGTCCCACAGTTTAGGATACTAAACACCCATATCCTATCTGCTGTGGCCAGGGTTATAAGGAGAACTTGTTTCACAATGTAGTAATAGCTtggactgttaaaggagaactaaaacttaaaggggaactattgcgaaaactacaatttaatataagcttcctcttACTGAAATAAtatgctttctaaatacaatcaattaaaaattctgcatagtttctgaaatcaagttctTCACTATTCCgctatcagcatctgtttctcttcattctgtcttcttgcagcagttgggtgttggatattcattgaccgttcgatccaatatctcttataggggggcctcctttcctagcagatgtattagagctcactcaaataactgattccagtacaaacaaaatctaacaaaataactgccttttgcacaaattctgcatgtatagagacatgtctggtgattttaatagtgagctctaatacaactaggcaaaaggagccccccctataacatttatggatcattcatctgactaAAGAGAAAGCAAGTTAGCGTGACCGCTCGGACTCACCGCATGTGTTGGTAGAAAAAGACCTGGCGGCTTCAGATTGTGTGGATGGGTGCTGGAATCCTTCTGCGTCCCACGCCACACAATGTGAAGGACAAGGAAAAGAGGTGGTTCCGCACtccaaatagtttaaaaattttGAACTATTAGGAGTGCGGAACCACCTTTTCCTTGTCCTTCTCATTCatctcctgaatgaagacagaatgaagagaaacagatgctgagataggaatagtgaagatgaacttaattatttcagaaacgatgaagaatatttaattgattgtatttagtttctcatttcagtatgctgaggcttatattaaattttcattttcacaatagtttccctttaacaaagaagtagctACAAATGTTGCAAATTATCTTTTGGGGTATTGTACCATCCCAAGCCAATCACAGCTTTTTAGCAGAGATGATCTTTGgctctgaagatgcccccagtagctcagggagccactcacaatatacagtaaatatagaatataaatgtcacaattcaAGGCTGAAGTTAATTCATAtactcattacatggcagcaatTTGCATCGAAATGAAATAATCAgacctgtaacatcagcttaccGTATgatgatttgcgacaacccctaagcttatcttctcagcAGCAACTAAGaactaggggtgcaccgaatccactgtttgagattctgccaaatccttcataaaagatttggccggatactaatttgcatatgcaaattagggaacggaaaaaatggaaaccattttttgtacttattttgtaacaaaaaagtttgatttgccttcccacccctaatttgtatatgcagattaggtttggccaggcacaagcaTTCGgaagaatctgaatcctgctaaaaaggccgaatcctggattcagtgcatgcctactaagaacacactgagcatgtgcagtgtcactggcactcttaataaaatccaaaatggAGACCCTCCTGTGCACAACTATGAATCATTATTGTTTGAGATTTTGGACCTTTAGGCTAGTGCAGTAAGCTCAGTACATGAAATACAGTGCTTCATCCCGCattagtttttagggtttagttctacaaGTTCATTAGAATGAACAAAGTTGGATCCAGTAGAACTGACAGTCAACAAATAGATGGGTTCAACGTATATATCTCTTCTTTGCAGGTCCATTTCTCACCCACAGTCAATGTGCATCACATGGTGGTTTGGAGCTATGCCTATAGAATGGCCCGCAAAGGACCATGGGAGGAATATGCAAGAGATCGCTGTCGTTTCCAGAGGCGTATTGCTGAGGCAGAAGGTGTCATCAGAAATTTTTTGCAACCTCAGCACAGAGAGAAAATCTGGACTAGTCTCCAAGGGAACAATAAGGAGTAGTGAAGGATTTGTGGCACCTTTAAATTGTAATCCTATAGTAGTTGGTGGTTGAGGGAATGTAACCCTGACTTTATTTATTGCATCATTGAGTAGAACAAAACTGCATAGAGGAGGTTAtttaattaactttattttaacatATCATATTCCATAGGGCTAATACACGATGCATAGTTTCTGCCAGTTCATAATAGCCAATGAGCAGGCAGTATTTGTCTGCtgttcaacaacaaaaaatcagATGATGTGGGGGAACTATTGTCTATCACTGATACCACTGTATTAAGCAGAATTTTAAATGCCAAGACTTGCAGTGCATTGCTGTTTTaccattgtatgtatgtatatgcatatatatatgtgtgtgtgtgtgtatatatatatatatatatatatatatatatatatatatatatatatatatatatatatatatatatatatatatatatatatatattcattcattcacATACACGTACAGTCCAGGTGTTTACAAAATGCAAAGatattttccaatatatattttaatacaaatgtgcCAAAGTCTCCGTGTGAAACCCGCTTccttttataacttgttttgttTCTCAGGCtgcgtcattttttttaaaaaaaattctttggaatAATTTATTTGAATCCTATGATTGTGAATAGGAAGTTTTTATTGGGTGGGGGGGTTGGACTGGGATTAGTATAGGTTTTCAGGTCACTGCTTCTGATATCTGTTTTGAGTGGGCTGATGGCAATTCCACTGCAGGGCCTGATTTGGAGGAAGGGGAACCCcacaattagagatgcaccgaatccatcccaaaagatttggccgaataccgaatccgaattctaatttgcatatgcaaattaggggtgggaaggggaaatattttttacttccttgttttgtgacagtcacacaatttccctccccgcccctaatttgtatatgcaaattaggatttgggttcggcctggcaggattcctggattcggtgcatccctacccacaATATAACCCCATGATACAACAATGTTAGGGGTTGAatcattaaagggtggttcacgtctataacttttagtatattatagaatggtcaattcttagcaacttttcaattggttttcattattcattttttatagttatttgactttttattttgactctttgcagctttcaaatgggcatcactgaccccttctaaaaagcaaatgctctgtaaggctacaaatgtattgttattgctgtgttttattactcagtttttctattcag encodes:
- the ppp1r15b.L gene encoding protein phosphatase 1 regulatory subunit 15B L homeolog (The RefSeq protein has 4 substitutions compared to this genomic sequence), with the translated sequence MGIMDWYYRTLGLYPNNLTAPLSYWHKGTAFQLDTVRANPEMQAVDAEMSTGIVMVSMAARTMQMLLSLAKALAYQRHWYWKWSPVAWMGKVARAVMWLCFGLLGSLVEMDSSISVRFFWIGLTKPPAQNTAPREEKGLSVIKLIQDMQLVTLNCSCDDQGFMEKMPHKEAILSSCTNPIILSMVYLPSDDEDALSTSEASELNELEVEGGQLWEDEEESCSTENNISTDSGMQELWTPGSKNDTEESDWSSEESDWSSEESDLSSEDSWDSDSDTESCKLNEDLWASFCRNDDPYNPLCFAMPTKTSQKTHEPKDITDVKDSSTGGSVAYSVLLGDSGAEAKKKNCRNPRVGKRKSPWVKDSSPSSVEVEQENADLLEPQKLETGFIKRVHFSPTVKVHHMVVWSYAYRMARKGPWEEYARDRCRFQRRIAEAEGVIRNFLQPQHREKIWTSLQGNNKE
- the ppp1r15b.L gene encoding protein phosphatase 1 regulatory subunit 15B L homeolog isoform X1, which codes for MGIMDWYYRTLGLYPNNLTAPLSYWHKGTAFQLDTVRANPEMQAVDAEMSTGIVMVSMAARTMQMLLSLAKALAYQRHWYWKWSPVAWMGKVARAVMWLCFGLLGSLVEMDSSISVRFFWIGLTKPPAQNTAPREEKGLRVIKLIQDMQLVTLNCSCDDQGFMEKMPHKEAILSSCTNPIILSMVYLPSDDEDALSTSEASELNELEVEGEQLWEDEEESCSTENNISTDSGMQELWTPGSKNDTEESDWSDEESDWSSEESDLSSEDSWDSDSDTESCKLNEDLWASFCRNDDPYNPLCFAMPTKTSQKTHEPKDITDVKDSSTGGSVAYSVLLGDSGAEAKKKNCRNPRVGKRKSPWVKDSSPSSVEVEQENADLLEPQKLETGFIKRVHFSPTVNVHHMVVWSYAYRMARKGPWEEYARDRCRFQRRIAEAEGVIRNFLQPQHREKIWTSLQGNNKE